From one Cyprinus carpio isolate SPL01 chromosome B3, ASM1834038v1, whole genome shotgun sequence genomic stretch:
- the LOC109089364 gene encoding uncharacterized protein LOC109089364, whose amino-acid sequence MATERTEALLERTDPSFLKSCTTTELQETEEGEIMAPYLMDCRRKQKHVFRQLCVVVDMIQLLAGLESVDQLLNKPCPQNPGNEARCAWKALKAEYLERVQEVEGMISSLWDRTEELQGKRKTLETLLSVLQIKKEECKEKQRIAAKRNQRAEKQISFQLEDSIQAAQNSINACDLQFSKLKDEVEKQQARISDWTILRDGLQTLVNVTHRNMAYRLLSVSSSELCLELLPRAAEVSLEPLCVSITMTTSEEFHLQVFQGTAGLVEEAVNGRLRQVSAALVEVLERYISQGEMLSEIQALHSRFAIDWCPAEKLLIFLKTATTVCHLRVEEGYPSHGRATLLSVRKDGSLLDITDLQPPVQHPVLTEWLEFLSSYPNI is encoded by the exons atggCGACGGAGAGAACTGAAGC TCTTCTGGAAAGGACTGACCCTTCCTTTCTGAAATCATGCACCACCACCGAGCTGCAGGAAACAGAAGAGGGCGAAATTATGGCTCCTTATCTGATG gacTGCAGGAGAAAACAGAAGCATGTGTTCAGGCAGCTGTGTGTGGTGGTTGATATGATCCAGCTGCTGGCTGGTCTGGAGTCAGTGGATCAGCTGCTGAATAAGCCATGTCCCCAAAACCCAG GTAATGAAGCTCGTTGTGCATGGAAGGCTTTAAAAGCTGAATATCTGGAGAGAGTTCAGGAGGTGGAGGGGATGATCAGCTCTCTCTGGGATCGCACGGAGGAGCTTCAGGGGAAACGGAAGACACTGGAGACTCTGCTGTCTGTTCTGCAGATAAAG AAAGAGGAGTGCAAAGAGAAGCAGAGGATCGCAGCTAAACGAAATCAGAGAGCTGAG aaacaaatcaGCTTTCAGTTGGAAGACTCCATCCAGGCAGCCCAAAACTCGATCAATGCATGTGATTTGCAGTTTTCGAAGCTTAAGGATGAGGTTGAAAAGCAGCAGGCTCGAATTAGTGACTGGACAATATTAAGAGATGG GCTGCAGACCTTGGTCAACGTGACTCACAGAAACATGGCGTACAGGCTGCTGTCAGTCAGTTCCTCTGAGCTGTGCCTCGAGCTCTTGCCTCGTGCTGCTGAAGTATCACTTGAGCCCCTGTGTGTCTCCATCACCATGACAACCAGCGAAGAATTTCATCTTCAG gtgtttcagGGAACTGCTGGCCTTGTAGAGGAGGCAGTGAATGGGCGTCTTAGGCAAGTGAGCGCCGCTCTTGTGGAGGTGCTGGAGCGGTACATAAGTCAAGGAGAGATGCTGTCTGAGATTCAGGCTCTGCACTCCAG GTTTGCGATTGATTGGTGTCCTGCTGAAAAGCTTCTGATCTTTCTCAAGACTGCGACCACCGTATGTCACCTGAGGGTTGAGGAGGGCTACCCATCACACGGCCGAGCTACTCTCCTGTCTGTGAGGAAAGACGGCAGTCTGCTTGATATCACTGATCTACAG CCCCCAGTGCAACATCCTGTTCTGACAGAGTGGCTTGAGTTTCTCTCCTCCTATCCGAACATCTGA
- the LOC109089358 gene encoding nuclear receptor subfamily 1 group D member 1-like, giving the protein MTLLGLNMTTAVDTNNTGGVISYIGSCGGSPNRTSPVSMYSENSNSSLQSFTQPCFGSSFPPSPNGSHDSSRMYTSSSSSSSGSGEEGSSSCSGGSPRGRDDGGSTRNSPNKSVATLTKLNGMVLLCKVCGDVASGFHYGVHACEGCKGFFRRSIQQNIQYKKCLKNETCTIMRINRNRCQHCRFKKCLSVGMSRDAVRFGRIPKREKQRMLAEMQNAMNNMVNNQLQNEFQLASITSSTPCSSSSSTSSSSSSPCPGLTVGPQPQPPAVPIAPSPSPPTPASPSVQPAQCPPALTTSPPPCSSPGVDKTIAAITRAHRETFIYAHDKLGPALLPHNGELDNQSSNRCMAGYHLNGPNTIYHHNNNVTHHCNNFEVPPENGLHFQASGQHQQHNNNGQQTPNSNLFGVHHSQEMNSSSQGQNCPWKKRKEILLACPMNMHPFSDPNKSPQEIWEDFSLSFTPAVREVVEFAKHIPGFSTLSQNDQVTLLKAGTFEVLMVRFSSLFNVKERTVTFISGTTYSLEALKSMGMGDLLGTMFDFSEKLNALELSAEELGLFTAVVLVSADRSGIENVNSVEMLQESLIRALRSLVSKNAPNDASRFTKLLLKLPDLRTLNNMHSEKLLSFRIDA; this is encoded by the exons ATGACTTTACTGGGGCTCAACATGACGACAGCAGTAGATACAAACAACACAG GTGGAGTAATATCATACATCGGATCGTGTGGAGGCTCTCCCAACCGCACCAGCCCCGTGTCCATGTACAGTGAGAATTCCAACAGCAGCCTGCAGTCCTTTACACAACCCTGCTTTGGCTCTTCATTCCCACCTTCCCCTAATGGATCACATGATTCCTCGCGAATgtacaccagcagcagcagctcgaGTTCAGGATCAGGAGAGGAAGGAAGCTCATCGTGCTCTGGTGGATCCCCAAGAGGCCGCGATGATGGTGGAAGTACACGTAATTCACCCAACAAATCAGTTGCCACCCTTACTA AGCTGAATGGAATGGTGTTGCTGTGCAAAGTGTGTGGTGACGTGGCTTCCGGATTTCACTATGGTGTCCATGCCTGTGAGGGCTGCAAG GGTTTCTTTCGACGCAGCATCCAGCAGAACATCCAGTACAAAAAGTGCCTTAAGAATGAAACCTGTACCATTATGAGGATCAACCGGAACCGGTGCCAGCATTGCCGTTTCAAAAAGTGTCTGTCTGTGGGAATGTCCCGGGACG CTGTTCGTTTCGGCCGTATCCCGAAACGCGAGAAGCAGCGTATGCTGGCCGAGATGCAGAACGCCATGAACAACATGGTGAACAACCAGCTTCAGAATGAATTCCAGCTGGCGAGCATCACATCCAGCACCCCCTGCTCTTCCTCTTCATccacctcttcctcttcctcatctccGTGCCCGGGGCTTACAGTGGGACCGCAACCCCAGCCCCCCGCAGTGCCCATAGCACCGTCCCCTTCCCCTCCGACCCCAGCTTCTCCTTCGGTGCAGCCGGCTCAGTGTCCCCCGGCTCTGACGACTTCTCCACCACCGTGCTCCAGTCCAGGTGTAGACAAAACCATCGCCGCCATAACCAGAGCACACCGTGAGACCTTCATCTACGCCCATGATAAGTTGGGTCCAGCGCTTCTGCCTCACAACGGCGAGTTGGACAACCAAAGCAGCAACCGCTGCATGGCTGGATACCACCTCAACGGCCCCAACACCATCTACCACCATAATAATAATGTCACTCATCATTGTAACAACTTCGAGGTGCCACCAGAAAATGGCCTTCATTTTCAAGCCTCTGGACAACATCAGCAGCACAATAACAATGGTCAGCAAACTCCAAACAGTAACCTCTTTGGCGTCCACCACAGTCAGGAGATGAACAGCAGCTCCCAGGGTCAGAACTGTCCGTGGAAAAAACGCAAGGAGATTCTGCTG GCTTGCCCAATGAACATGCATCCTTTCTCAGACCCCAACAAATCACCACAGGAAATCTGGGAAGACTTCTCTCTTAGCTTCACCCCAGCGGTCAGAGAGGTGGTGGAGTTTGCCAAACACATCCCAGGGTTTAGCACGCTATCCCAGAATGACCAGGTCACTTTGCTGAAGGCCGGAACGTTTGAG GTCCTCATGGTGCGCTTCTCCTCTCTGTTTAATGTAAAAGAGAGGACCGTAACGTTCATCTCGGGCACCACCTACAGCCTGGAGGCCCTGAAAAGCATGGGCATGGGCGATCTGCTGGGTACCATGTTCGACTTTAGTGAAAAACTCAACGCATTAGAGCTCTCAGCAGAAGAACTGGGACTCTTCACTGCAGTCGTGCTGGTGTCTGCAG ACCGTTCTGGCATCGAAAACGTGAATTCAGTGGAGATGCTTCAGGAAAGTTTGATCCGGGCTCTCCGATCCCTCGTCAGCAAGAACGCCCCTAATGACGCCTCCCGATTCACCAAGCTGCTGCTCAAACTTCCTGATCTGCGCACGCTGAATAACATGCACTCAGAGAAGCTGCTCTCTTTCCGCATTGACGCCTGA